A genome region from Arthrobacter sp. V1I9 includes the following:
- a CDS encoding LytR C-terminal domain-containing protein, whose protein sequence is MARKKQQDPSVLHGHRVVTGPELRATFEAERDADDTSRVRRSVLHAVVLVVLIGLIAAAIITALAIINGRLKIPAAAPAEETVSSCPAATFDYTPHEKINLNVYNSTSRPGLARSVADEFLARKFVVGSVSNVDASYRGVAAVVSGAAGQSAAFTVQRNLPGSDYFQDGRADGSVDVILAQDYSALAPPELVDQTPGTLSCPRESRRIADDDKRPVVPSAAPAS, encoded by the coding sequence ATGGCTAGGAAGAAGCAGCAGGACCCAAGCGTCCTCCACGGCCATCGCGTTGTTACCGGCCCTGAGTTGCGGGCCACCTTTGAAGCGGAGCGCGACGCCGACGATACCTCGCGGGTGCGCCGCAGTGTGCTGCATGCGGTGGTGCTGGTGGTCCTCATCGGACTGATCGCTGCCGCCATTATCACCGCGCTGGCCATCATCAACGGACGCCTGAAGATTCCTGCCGCCGCGCCCGCGGAGGAGACGGTTTCCAGCTGCCCTGCGGCCACCTTCGACTACACGCCCCACGAAAAGATCAACCTCAACGTCTACAACTCCACGAGCAGGCCGGGGTTGGCGCGGTCGGTTGCGGACGAGTTCCTGGCCCGGAAGTTCGTGGTGGGGTCGGTCTCCAATGTCGACGCCAGCTACCGGGGGGTTGCCGCGGTGGTGTCCGGAGCAGCGGGCCAGTCCGCGGCATTCACTGTCCAGCGGAACCTGCCCGGGTCGGACTACTTCCAGGACGGGAGGGCAGACGGCAGCGTGGATGTGATCCTCGCCCAGGACTATAGTGCTCTCGCCCCGCCGGAGCTCGTTGACCAGACTCCGGGGACCCTCAGCTGCCCGCGTGAAAGCCGCCGGATCGCCGACGACGACAAGCGGCCGGTGGTCCCGTCCGCGGCGCCCGCTTCCTGA